Proteins encoded in a region of the Agromyces protaetiae genome:
- a CDS encoding LLM class flavin-dependent oxidoreductase — MHYGRPLQFGTFITPSNDPPQVPVQLAQVAEAAGFDLVTFQDHPYQPRFHDTWTLLTWVAASTERIRVAGNVLNVPLQREPAVLARAAASLDLLSDGRFELSLGAGGFWDAIEAIGGRRLTPGQAVDALAEAIEIIRGTWDAGNRERFVVDGEYYRVDGAKRGPAPAHDIPIWIGALKPRMLRLIGRVGDGWLPSLAYVQDGEYARSAAVIDEAAVRAGRNPAEIRRLLNVAGRFSARGGGMLDGPPEQWVEQLLPLAVEDGVDTFILASDDPPTMQRFAAEVAPALREAVAREVGAGAPVRMPRSSIALAKRRDGIDYDALPASLAAEAVEPGDAAFARVHSTYLRGGAPGLVLRPGNASEVAEAVAFAREHTHVPLGIRSGGHGISGRSTNDGGLVIDLSRLRAMTVLDEAARLVRIEPGARWAEVAAFLDPHGWALSSGDYGGVGVGGLATAGGIGWLVRGHGLTIDHLRAVEVVLADGSIVRASADERPELFWAMRGAGGNMGIATAFEFEVDEVGQVGWAQLVFDASDTAGFLQAWGDWVVDAPRDVTSFALIGGARPGQPRYAQIMAMIDSADPDVVIERLQPLAAAAHLVDQDVRMTTYRAVISNSSDAMHAGQGEPLTRSGLVGRITPEFAADAARFLDSGATYFFSIRAVGGAVHDVAADATAFAHRDAEFSIAAFGTSAMRTSERWNELIAPHSTGAYVSFETEQGSEVLEQAFPAATLERLRAIKREVDPGNLFRDNANVGV; from the coding sequence ATGCACTACGGACGCCCCCTGCAGTTCGGCACCTTCATCACGCCCTCGAACGATCCGCCCCAGGTCCCCGTGCAGCTGGCGCAGGTCGCCGAGGCGGCTGGATTCGACCTCGTCACCTTCCAGGACCACCCCTACCAACCGCGGTTCCACGACACGTGGACCCTGCTGACCTGGGTCGCCGCGTCGACCGAGCGCATCCGGGTCGCGGGCAACGTGCTGAACGTGCCGCTGCAGCGGGAGCCCGCGGTCCTCGCGCGTGCCGCCGCGAGCCTCGATCTGCTCTCGGACGGGCGCTTCGAGCTGTCGCTCGGTGCGGGCGGCTTCTGGGACGCGATCGAGGCGATCGGCGGTCGACGGCTCACGCCGGGCCAGGCGGTGGACGCGCTCGCCGAGGCCATCGAGATCATCCGCGGCACGTGGGACGCGGGCAACCGCGAGCGGTTCGTGGTCGACGGCGAGTACTACCGGGTCGACGGTGCGAAGCGCGGGCCGGCGCCCGCGCACGACATCCCGATCTGGATCGGGGCCCTGAAGCCGCGCATGCTGCGCCTCATCGGCCGGGTCGGCGACGGCTGGCTGCCGTCGCTCGCGTACGTGCAGGATGGGGAGTACGCGCGCTCGGCCGCCGTCATCGACGAGGCCGCAGTCCGGGCCGGTCGCAATCCGGCCGAGATCCGCCGGCTGCTCAACGTGGCTGGCCGCTTCTCGGCTCGCGGCGGCGGCATGCTCGACGGCCCGCCCGAGCAGTGGGTCGAGCAGTTGCTGCCGCTCGCGGTCGAGGACGGCGTCGACACGTTCATCCTCGCGAGCGACGACCCGCCGACCATGCAACGGTTCGCGGCCGAGGTGGCGCCCGCGCTGCGTGAGGCCGTCGCGCGGGAGGTCGGTGCCGGTGCGCCCGTGCGGATGCCTCGGTCGAGCATCGCGCTCGCGAAGCGGCGCGACGGCATCGACTACGACGCGCTGCCCGCCTCCCTCGCCGCCGAGGCGGTCGAGCCCGGAGACGCCGCTTTCGCACGGGTGCACTCGACGTACCTGCGTGGCGGTGCACCCGGCCTCGTGCTGCGGCCGGGGAACGCCTCGGAGGTCGCCGAGGCGGTCGCGTTCGCGCGCGAGCACACGCACGTCCCGCTCGGCATCCGCAGCGGCGGCCACGGCATCAGCGGTCGCTCCACGAACGACGGCGGGCTCGTGATCGACCTCTCGCGTCTGCGTGCCATGACGGTGCTCGACGAGGCCGCGCGACTGGTTCGCATCGAGCCCGGTGCGCGCTGGGCGGAGGTCGCGGCGTTCCTCGATCCGCATGGCTGGGCGCTCAGCTCAGGCGACTACGGCGGGGTCGGGGTCGGCGGGCTCGCGACCGCGGGCGGGATCGGATGGCTCGTGCGCGGGCACGGGCTCACGATCGACCATCTCAGGGCGGTCGAGGTCGTCCTCGCCGACGGCTCCATCGTGCGTGCGAGCGCAGACGAGCGGCCCGAGCTGTTCTGGGCGATGCGCGGCGCGGGCGGCAACATGGGCATCGCCACGGCCTTCGAGTTCGAGGTCGACGAGGTCGGTCAGGTCGGCTGGGCCCAGCTCGTGTTCGATGCGAGCGACACGGCCGGGTTCCTGCAGGCGTGGGGCGACTGGGTCGTCGACGCCCCGCGCGACGTCACGAGCTTCGCGCTCATCGGCGGCGCCCGGCCCGGGCAGCCGCGCTACGCGCAGATCATGGCCATGATCGACTCGGCCGACCCCGACGTCGTCATCGAGCGCCTGCAGCCGCTCGCCGCGGCGGCCCACCTCGTCGACCAGGACGTGCGCATGACGACCTATCGCGCGGTGATCTCCAACTCGAGCGACGCCATGCACGCGGGGCAGGGCGAGCCGCTCACGCGGTCCGGGCTCGTGGGCCGGATCACACCGGAGTTCGCGGCCGACGCGGCGCGATTCCTCGACTCGGGGGCGACGTACTTCTTCTCGATCCGTGCCGTCGGCGGCGCGGTGCACGATGTCGCCGCGGATGCGACCGCGTTCGCGCATCGCGACGCGGAGTTCTCGATCGCCGCGTTCGGCACCAGCGCGATGCGCACGAGCGAACGGTGGAACGAGCTCATCGCCCCGCATTCGACCGGTGCGTACGTGAGCTTCGAGACCGAGCAGGGCTCGGAGGTGCTCGAGCAGGCGTTTCCCGCAGCGACGCTCGAACGCCTGCGGGCGATCAAGCGCGAGGTCGACCCGGGCAACCTGTTCCGCGACAACGCCAACGTCGGCGTCTGA
- a CDS encoding alkaline phosphatase has protein sequence MSANTFGPARRLIVLGTVAGVAIGVVPVAASAEPAEASVPKNVIVLISDGGGYNQFDAARLYDAGASYQQVTVDPATGVVEHTPGTASQVYDSWPIQLGQSHYSANGRASYSPESAWGSFDWVASGATDSAAAGTALGTGVKTNNGVLGQRPSGEQLLTLGEQAQAVGKKVGLVTDVPFNHATPAGFIAHNDNRNDYHGLATEMIDSGADVLIGGGHPNYTDANAPRASHFGQGSWISQADFERVTTGQTDFTYIESKAQFDAVASGTDVPEKLFGLARVAETFQYNRPGLANDEVLPYTDPANTDVPSLETAADAALNVLEGDEGFFLMVEAGAVDWAGHANQTTRIVEEQQSFNAAVETVNEWVETNSSWDETLVIVTADHETGYLAGPGAGAETGWTPLTGQAGALPEVSWHSGGHTNALVPVYAKGAGSEVLDARATNWDSVRGAYLDNTDIGEAIFDLLGHAAPESESALGIEASVPLPASGGVLSLALPATEEPVAFAGDAAAQNAVLPEIVVSDTRNEAQAQGKGWTLAGSATDFVAGNRSFGAEHLAWAPRVVSSDAGAVAGGEATLDAPATLADADRVNRVGATVVSADLALTVPSEAKSGRYGSEITLTLFPKD, from the coding sequence ATGAGCGCGAACACGTTCGGGCCCGCGCGGCGCCTGATCGTCCTCGGCACGGTGGCGGGCGTCGCCATCGGCGTCGTCCCCGTCGCGGCGTCGGCAGAGCCGGCCGAGGCTTCGGTCCCCAAGAACGTCATCGTCCTGATCTCGGACGGCGGCGGGTACAACCAGTTCGACGCGGCGCGTCTCTACGACGCCGGTGCGAGCTACCAGCAGGTCACGGTGGACCCCGCGACCGGCGTCGTCGAGCACACGCCCGGCACGGCCAGCCAGGTCTACGACTCGTGGCCGATCCAGCTCGGGCAGTCGCACTACTCGGCCAACGGCCGCGCGAGCTACAGCCCCGAGTCGGCGTGGGGCTCGTTCGACTGGGTCGCCTCGGGGGCGACGGACTCGGCCGCAGCCGGGACCGCGCTCGGCACCGGCGTCAAGACCAACAACGGCGTGCTCGGCCAGCGGCCGAGCGGCGAGCAGCTCCTCACGCTCGGCGAGCAGGCGCAAGCCGTCGGCAAGAAGGTCGGGCTCGTCACGGACGTGCCGTTCAACCACGCCACCCCGGCCGGATTCATCGCGCACAACGACAACCGCAACGACTACCACGGTCTCGCGACCGAGATGATCGACTCCGGGGCGGACGTGCTCATCGGTGGCGGTCACCCGAACTACACCGACGCGAACGCGCCGCGTGCGTCGCACTTCGGCCAGGGCTCGTGGATCTCCCAAGCCGACTTCGAGCGGGTGACCACGGGTCAGACCGACTTCACCTACATCGAGAGCAAGGCGCAGTTCGACGCGGTCGCGAGCGGCACCGACGTGCCCGAGAAGCTCTTCGGCCTCGCCCGCGTCGCCGAGACCTTCCAGTACAACCGGCCGGGCCTCGCGAACGACGAGGTGCTGCCCTACACCGACCCGGCCAACACGGACGTGCCGTCGCTCGAGACGGCCGCGGACGCCGCGCTGAACGTGCTCGAGGGTGACGAGGGCTTCTTCCTCATGGTCGAGGCCGGTGCGGTCGACTGGGCCGGTCACGCCAACCAGACGACGCGCATCGTCGAGGAGCAGCAGTCGTTCAACGCCGCGGTCGAGACCGTGAACGAGTGGGTCGAGACCAACAGCAGCTGGGATGAGACCCTCGTCATCGTGACCGCCGACCACGAGACCGGCTACCTCGCCGGCCCGGGCGCCGGCGCTGAGACGGGCTGGACCCCGCTGACCGGGCAGGCGGGCGCACTGCCCGAGGTGTCGTGGCACTCGGGCGGGCACACCAACGCCCTCGTCCCGGTGTACGCCAAGGGCGCGGGCTCCGAGGTCCTCGACGCGCGCGCGACCAACTGGGACTCGGTGCGCGGCGCCTACCTCGACAACACCGACATCGGTGAGGCGATCTTCGATCTTCTGGGCCACGCGGCCCCGGAGTCGGAGTCGGCGCTCGGCATCGAGGCATCCGTCCCCCTGCCCGCATCGGGCGGCGTGCTCAGCCTCGCCCTCCCGGCGACCGAGGAGCCGGTCGCCTTCGCGGGCGACGCGGCCGCGCAGAACGCCGTGCTCCCCGAGATCGTCGTGAGCGACACCCGCAACGAGGCGCAGGCGCAGGGCAAGGGCTGGACCCTCGCGGGCTCGGCGACCGACTTCGTGGCTGGGAACCGCTCGTTCGGTGCCGAGCACCTCGCGTGGGCCCCGCGCGTCGTGAGCTCGGACGCAGGAGCCGTCGCCGGCGGCGAGGCGACGCTCGACGCGCCCGCGACCCTCGCCGACGCCGACCGCGTGAACCGCGTCGGCGCCACCGTGGTCTCGGCCGACCTCGCGCTCACCGTGCCGTCGGAGGCCAAGAGCGGCCGGTACGGCAGCGAGATCACGCTCACCCTCTTCCCGAAGGACTGA
- a CDS encoding COG1361 family protein yields MPVTSRLSRFAERMSRRRAAPGRGLRIAAVAALAVAGVAAVAPVAAAVPVAAAVPVAAAVPVAAAVPGATTAQTAASAAQWTVAPADAAGPDGRISLRHVVEPGAAVEDAIAVTNLGTESARFAVVGGDGVVAADGAFDLAAGEPAEAGTWLTIDGLDAGQIEVPAGESRVLPVRIEVPADATPGDHPAGIVVGLSRADDGVTVTNRVGVRVHLRVAGDLAPALDVSEVTTSFTPSLIPFAPGTLRVELDVVNVGNTRLGAVAAARAFGAETASTDPSAPTELLPGDASTVVLESVAWPVMLLGGEVTVQPVVLGDDGISSPEPVAASFSHPAVSWTGLALIVLIAGAIVVVVRRRRRGDQEPG; encoded by the coding sequence GTGCCAGTCACCTCCCGTCTTTCCCGCTTCGCCGAGCGGATGTCTCGGCGGCGCGCGGCGCCCGGCCGCGGCCTGCGCATCGCGGCCGTCGCGGCCCTTGCGGTCGCCGGCGTCGCAGCTGTCGCGCCCGTCGCTGCTGCCGTGCCCGTCGCTGCTGCCGTGCCGGTCGCTGCCGCCGTGCCGGTCGCTGCTGCCGTGCCCGGCGCGACCACGGCGCAGACCGCGGCCTCCGCCGCGCAGTGGACCGTCGCGCCTGCCGACGCGGCGGGGCCCGACGGGCGCATCTCACTGCGGCACGTGGTCGAACCCGGGGCCGCGGTCGAGGACGCGATCGCCGTGACCAACCTCGGTACGGAGTCCGCGCGTTTCGCCGTGGTCGGCGGCGACGGTGTCGTGGCGGCGGACGGCGCGTTCGACCTCGCCGCCGGCGAGCCGGCCGAGGCCGGCACCTGGCTGACGATCGACGGCCTCGACGCCGGGCAGATCGAGGTGCCCGCGGGCGAGAGCCGTGTGCTTCCGGTGCGCATCGAGGTGCCGGCGGATGCGACGCCGGGCGACCATCCGGCGGGCATCGTCGTCGGCCTCTCGCGCGCCGACGACGGCGTCACCGTCACCAATCGTGTCGGGGTGCGCGTGCACCTGCGCGTAGCCGGCGACCTCGCGCCCGCGCTCGACGTCTCCGAGGTGACGACCTCGTTCACCCCGTCACTGATCCCGTTCGCGCCCGGTACGCTCCGGGTCGAGCTCGATGTCGTCAACGTCGGCAATACGCGGCTCGGCGCGGTCGCCGCCGCACGGGCCTTCGGCGCCGAGACCGCCTCGACCGACCCGTCGGCGCCGACCGAACTGTTGCCGGGCGACGCGTCGACGGTCGTGCTCGAGAGCGTGGCCTGGCCCGTAATGCTCCTCGGCGGCGAGGTGACCGTGCAGCCGGTGGTGCTCGGCGACGACGGGATCTCCTCACCCGAGCCGGTCGCGGCCTCGTTCAGCCACCCGGCCGTCTCGTGGACCGGCCTCGCGCTGATCGTGCTGATCGCCGGAGCGATCGTGGTCGTCGTGCGCCGCCGCCGGCGCGGTGATCAGGAGCCTGGGTGA
- a CDS encoding NADPH-dependent F420 reductase — protein MTKTRFGIIGAGHIGSALARKLGELGYDVVLSNSRGPETLADLVDELGPRVTAATAEEAGAAGDVVVVTVPLKALAEVPVEPLAGKIVLDTNNYYWERDGRIPALDEGRATTSGLLQAHLPESKVAKAFNHILSSDIGTSGAPAGTPDRRALATASDFDEAAEFVARLYDEFGFDTVNVGPLSESWRVERDRPAYVVRQNREELEANLARAERSDAA, from the coding sequence ATGACCAAGACACGATTCGGAATCATCGGCGCGGGCCACATCGGGTCCGCCCTCGCGCGGAAGCTCGGCGAGCTCGGCTACGACGTGGTGCTCAGCAACTCGCGTGGGCCAGAGACACTGGCGGACCTCGTCGACGAGCTCGGGCCGCGGGTCACCGCGGCGACCGCGGAGGAGGCCGGCGCGGCGGGTGACGTCGTGGTCGTGACCGTCCCGCTGAAGGCGCTCGCCGAGGTGCCGGTCGAGCCGCTCGCGGGCAAGATCGTGCTCGACACGAACAACTACTACTGGGAGCGCGACGGGCGCATCCCCGCGCTCGACGAGGGCCGTGCGACGACCTCGGGTCTGCTGCAGGCGCACCTGCCCGAGTCGAAGGTGGCCAAGGCGTTCAACCACATCCTGTCGAGCGACATCGGGACGAGCGGGGCGCCAGCGGGGACGCCCGACCGGCGCGCGCTCGCGACCGCGAGCGACTTCGACGAGGCCGCCGAGTTCGTGGCGCGGCTCTACGACGAGTTCGGGTTCGACACCGTGAACGTCGGGCCGCTGTCGGAGAGCTGGCGCGTCGAGCGCGACCGGCCGGCGTACGTCGTGCGTCAGAATCGCGAGGAGCTGGAGGCGAACCTCGCCCGCGCGGAGCGATCCGACGCCGCCTGA
- a CDS encoding DNA/RNA non-specific endonuclease, whose translation MGFDSTFLGLDAAMPRVSPAQVDACVELEYVHFTVVLDTVRRFARVTGVNLDGAELVDVPRVGDRWALDERVPADQQAGPEIYAANDLDRGHLVRRRDPVWGAPAVAARANADTFRYPNAAPQASGFNQSKALWLGLEDHVLAFADANGLRLSVFTAPVLEPGDPAYRGIRIPLRFWKVAAWRDGDELAAAGFVLDQAPLVEAADLGPTAAGRAGVPALGPFRTFQVPIADVAALTGLAMPELIDADRFPPTLLPAGWRALAEPADLLL comes from the coding sequence ATGGGATTCGACTCCACCTTCCTCGGCCTCGACGCGGCCATGCCGCGGGTGTCCCCGGCCCAGGTCGACGCGTGCGTCGAGCTCGAGTACGTGCACTTCACGGTCGTGCTCGACACCGTGCGCCGGTTCGCGCGGGTGACGGGCGTCAATCTCGACGGCGCCGAGCTCGTCGATGTCCCACGCGTCGGCGACCGATGGGCGCTCGACGAGCGGGTGCCGGCCGATCAGCAGGCGGGCCCCGAGATCTACGCCGCGAACGACCTCGACCGCGGGCATCTTGTGCGGCGCCGCGACCCCGTGTGGGGTGCGCCCGCGGTCGCGGCCCGCGCGAACGCCGACACGTTCCGGTACCCGAACGCGGCCCCGCAGGCCTCGGGCTTCAATCAGTCGAAGGCACTCTGGCTCGGCCTCGAAGACCACGTGCTGGCGTTCGCCGATGCGAACGGGCTCCGGCTCTCGGTGTTCACGGCCCCGGTGCTCGAGCCGGGCGACCCGGCCTACCGTGGCATCCGTATCCCGCTGCGCTTCTGGAAGGTCGCGGCGTGGCGCGACGGCGACGAGCTCGCAGCCGCCGGGTTCGTGCTGGATCAGGCGCCGCTGGTCGAGGCAGCCGACCTGGGCCCGACCGCGGCGGGCCGGGCCGGTGTGCCGGCGCTCGGGCCGTTCCGCACCTTCCAGGTGCCGATCGCGGATGTCGCGGCGCTCACGGGGCTCGCCATGCCCGAGCTGATCGACGCCGATCGATTCCCGCCGACCCTCCTCCCGGCCGGCTGGCGTGCGCTGGCCGAACCCGCCGACCTTCTGCTCTGA
- a CDS encoding FAD-dependent monooxygenase, producing MADRTISTDVLIVGAGPTGLMLAACLARLGVAAEIVDAKPGPTRESRALVVQARTLEIYDQLGIAGRAVAEGHPIEAVVPGAGDRPFGRIVFGRAGARVSAFAEVLGFEQSRNEALLAELIVAEGRGIRWQHRLTRLRLLSEVGDEIEPDASGATRALGAIATLETPDGELTMRARYCVGADGAHSPVREALGVPFVGHTNPLTYFVADAVGAAGYVPDAVNLRVAEDDLLLAFPMGDDGRARLLGLVRDRDLAGDGTVSEAGTRERLERTFGITSRDRTWFATYRVHHRLADRFRVGPCFLAGDAAHIHSPVGGQGMNTGLQEAHNLACALADVLVGGMPDARLDRYEAERRPVGRTLVATTDRLFAAITSESRTARFVRGRLVPFVGPVAVRVLPRVIGTRRLFGYLSQTRIRYRMSRQGEAATQPAGRVDEVLGRRLPWSGDNHLALRAFTWQVHGYGAPAALVARLGGDLGVEAHVFPPDVHGLLRADRVYLVRRDGFVAAIATADPARRGVPQSFLDQLAG from the coding sequence ATGGCCGATCGCACGATCTCCACCGACGTACTCATCGTCGGTGCCGGCCCGACGGGGCTCATGCTCGCGGCGTGCCTCGCCCGGCTCGGCGTCGCCGCCGAGATCGTCGATGCGAAGCCCGGGCCGACGCGCGAGTCCCGGGCGCTCGTCGTCCAGGCGAGAACGCTCGAGATCTACGACCAGCTCGGCATCGCGGGGCGGGCGGTGGCCGAAGGCCACCCGATCGAGGCCGTCGTGCCCGGGGCCGGCGACCGGCCGTTCGGGCGGATCGTCTTCGGGCGGGCGGGTGCCCGGGTCAGTGCGTTCGCCGAGGTGCTCGGCTTCGAACAGAGCCGCAACGAGGCGCTGCTCGCGGAGCTCATCGTGGCCGAAGGCCGAGGCATCCGCTGGCAACACCGGCTGACCCGGTTACGCCTGCTGTCCGAGGTCGGTGACGAGATCGAGCCGGATGCGTCGGGCGCGACGCGCGCGCTCGGCGCGATCGCGACGCTCGAGACGCCCGACGGCGAGCTCACCATGCGGGCCCGGTACTGCGTGGGCGCCGACGGCGCGCACTCGCCAGTGCGGGAGGCGCTCGGCGTGCCGTTCGTCGGTCATACCAACCCGCTCACGTACTTCGTCGCCGACGCCGTCGGGGCCGCCGGATACGTTCCCGACGCCGTGAACCTGCGGGTCGCCGAAGACGATCTGCTGCTCGCCTTCCCCATGGGCGACGACGGCCGGGCCCGGCTCCTCGGGCTCGTCCGCGATCGCGATCTCGCCGGTGACGGCACGGTCTCGGAGGCCGGCACCCGCGAACGCCTCGAGCGGACCTTCGGGATCACCTCTCGCGATCGCACCTGGTTCGCCACCTACCGCGTGCACCACCGCCTCGCCGACCGGTTCCGCGTCGGTCCGTGCTTCCTCGCGGGCGACGCGGCGCACATCCACTCGCCCGTCGGCGGGCAGGGCATGAACACCGGCCTGCAAGAGGCGCACAACCTCGCGTGCGCGCTCGCCGACGTGCTGGTCGGCGGCATGCCCGACGCCCGCCTCGACCGGTACGAGGCCGAGCGCCGACCCGTCGGACGCACCCTCGTCGCCACGACCGACCGACTGTTCGCGGCGATCACCTCCGAATCGCGCACCGCGCGATTCGTGCGCGGCCGGCTCGTGCCGTTCGTGGGACCCGTCGCGGTCCGGGTGCTTCCGCGGGTGATCGGCACGCGCCGCCTGTTCGGGTACCTCTCGCAGACCCGGATCAGGTACCGGATGTCGCGTCAGGGCGAGGCCGCCACGCAGCCCGCGGGGCGGGTCGACGAGGTCCTCGGCCGCCGGCTGCCGTGGTCGGGCGACAACCACCTCGCGCTCCGCGCATTCACCTGGCAGGTGCACGGATACGGCGCACCCGCGGCGCTCGTCGCGCGACTCGGCGGCGACCTCGGCGTCGAAGCGCATGTGTTCCCACCGGACGTGCACGGCCTGCTGCGCGCCGATCGGGTGTACCTCGTGCGCCGCGACGGGTTCGTCGCCGCCATCGCCACGGCCGACCCGGCGCGCCGCGGCGTGCCGCAGAGCTTCCTGGACCAGCTCGCCGGCTGA
- a CDS encoding NAD(P)-dependent oxidoreductase — protein sequence MAVIGWIGLGHMGAPMSAHLVAAGHEVRGFDLDEVAVEVARENGVHVVESIADAVSGADAVFTSLPRNEHVREVYAATAGIWATAPGGALLLDTSTVDMETSSWCHEQSAATGFRFVDAPVSGGIAGAVAGSLTFMLGGAAAAVDAARPLVEPMAGHVFDLGGPTLGIAAKLANNLMLFVSLLGVAEGAQLAASLGLDPRRFYDVASVSSGESWPLRLWYPAPGVVPTSPANRNYDATFTTALAEKDLSFAVAAGEASGLDLPAAAIALDQFRRLIGEGHAQKDCSLIAKFPSPDGTVAGFTAD from the coding sequence ATGGCCGTCATCGGATGGATCGGACTCGGACACATGGGCGCGCCGATGTCGGCGCACCTCGTGGCGGCCGGGCACGAGGTGCGCGGGTTCGACCTCGACGAGGTCGCCGTCGAGGTCGCGCGCGAGAACGGCGTGCACGTCGTCGAGAGCATCGCCGACGCCGTCTCCGGTGCCGACGCCGTGTTCACGTCGCTCCCGCGCAACGAGCACGTGCGCGAGGTGTACGCGGCGACCGCGGGCATCTGGGCGACTGCGCCGGGCGGCGCGCTCCTCCTCGACACGTCGACGGTCGACATGGAGACGTCGTCGTGGTGTCACGAGCAGTCCGCCGCGACCGGCTTCCGGTTCGTCGACGCGCCGGTCTCGGGCGGCATCGCCGGCGCCGTGGCCGGCTCGCTGACCTTCATGCTCGGCGGTGCCGCGGCCGCGGTCGACGCGGCGCGACCGCTCGTCGAGCCGATGGCCGGGCACGTCTTCGACCTCGGCGGGCCGACCCTCGGCATCGCGGCGAAGCTCGCGAACAATCTCATGCTCTTCGTGTCGCTGCTCGGCGTCGCCGAGGGGGCGCAGCTCGCGGCGTCGCTCGGCCTCGACCCGCGCCGCTTCTACGACGTCGCCTCGGTGTCGTCGGGGGAGTCGTGGCCGCTGCGCCTCTGGTATCCCGCGCCCGGCGTCGTGCCGACCAGCCCGGCCAACCGCAACTACGACGCCACGTTCACGACCGCGCTCGCCGAGAAGGACCTCTCCTTCGCCGTCGCGGCGGGCGAGGCATCCGGTCTCGACCTGCCCGCCGCCGCGATCGCCCTCGACCAGTTCCGCCGCCTCATCGGCGAGGGCCACGCGCAGAAGGACTGCAGCCTCATCGCGAAGTTCCCCTCGCCCGACGGCACCGTCGCGGGCTTCACCGCCGACTGA
- a CDS encoding asparagine synthase, giving the protein MRWFERRKRRKFKPFDRSALPEVVQAPFDEMVEDGVMMAESAGRLALKNRFIVQALRGEEPYDDQRAAAAAREVLYELVQEADESAERSAEERELASRREGRSVHQHDYHRADALNLRRREKVYAEIAKQLWQRREDEEYLLGFATRARDAAWDEVAGVIEQRLDREWPDIVVDAEYELARHQRMLELADDLDLAVRRAAEKREEQNDPFAGFVG; this is encoded by the coding sequence ATGCGCTGGTTCGAGCGGCGGAAACGCCGGAAGTTCAAGCCGTTCGACCGTTCCGCGCTGCCCGAGGTGGTGCAGGCGCCGTTCGACGAGATGGTGGAAGACGGCGTCATGATGGCCGAGTCGGCGGGCCGGCTCGCGCTGAAGAACCGCTTCATCGTGCAGGCGCTCCGGGGTGAAGAGCCCTACGACGATCAGCGCGCCGCGGCGGCCGCACGCGAGGTGCTCTACGAGCTCGTGCAGGAGGCCGACGAGTCGGCCGAGCGTTCGGCCGAGGAGCGCGAGCTCGCCTCCCGCCGCGAGGGGCGCTCGGTGCACCAGCACGACTACCACCGCGCCGACGCGCTGAACCTGCGGCGCCGTGAGAAGGTGTACGCCGAGATCGCGAAGCAGCTCTGGCAGCGTCGCGAAGACGAGGAGTATCTGCTCGGGTTCGCGACGCGCGCCCGCGATGCGGCGTGGGACGAGGTGGCCGGGGTGATCGAGCAGCGGCTCGACCGGGAGTGGCCCGACATCGTCGTCGACGCCGAGTACGAGCTCGCCCGGCACCAGCGCATGCTCGAGCTCGCCGACGACCTCGATCTCGCGGTCCGGCGCGCGGCCGAGAAGCGCGAGGAGCAGAACGATCCGTTCGCGGGGTTCGTCGGGTGA
- a CDS encoding DUF1349 domain-containing protein yields MSGAVGASGAGGGDDGDGGRMPRADAEREPAPIELAPIEPAPIEPAPIELAPAERVPAEAVPAELVPAEPVPAEPRASEAAAAEGLAAAGLAAADRVRVDWTVGTWTHRPADVRREGDALVVRAVEGSDFWRSTYYGFVHDDGHALLTEWPARAAVEVGFDASALTGLYDQAGLLLRVGPDRWIKAGVELNDGVPHVGAVVTDGRSDWSLAPVPEWADEVVTIRASRTPDAVVLRARAGGGPWRTLRVAPFAELPATAWAGPMVCSPTRDGLEVRFTGWSWTEPDTDLHEDPPA; encoded by the coding sequence GTGAGCGGCGCGGTGGGCGCAAGCGGCGCGGGCGGCGGCGACGACGGCGACGGCGGGCGGATGCCTCGGGCTGACGCCGAGCGCGAGCCGGCGCCGATCGAGCTGGCGCCGATCGAGCCGGCGCCGATCGAGCCGGCGCCGATCGAGCTGGCGCCGGCCGAGCGGGTGCCGGCCGAGGCGGTGCCGGCCGAGCTGGTGCCGGCCGAACCGGTGCCGGCCGAACCGCGGGCGAGCGAGGCCGCGGCGGCCGAAGGCCTGGCGGCGGCCGGGCTCGCGGCGGCCGACCGTGTCCGAGTGGACTGGACGGTGGGCACCTGGACGCACCGGCCGGCCGACGTGCGTCGCGAGGGCGACGCGCTCGTCGTGCGCGCCGTCGAGGGCAGCGACTTCTGGCGTTCGACGTACTACGGCTTCGTCCACGACGACGGGCATGCGCTGCTGACCGAGTGGCCCGCACGCGCCGCCGTCGAGGTGGGCTTCGACGCGTCGGCGCTCACCGGGCTGTACGACCAGGCCGGCCTGCTGCTGCGGGTCGGGCCGGACCGGTGGATCAAGGCCGGCGTCGAGCTGAACGACGGCGTGCCCCATGTCGGCGCCGTCGTCACCGACGGCCGCTCGGACTGGTCGCTGGCGCCCGTGCCCGAGTGGGCGGATGAGGTCGTCACGATCCGTGCGAGCCGGACGCCCGACGCGGTCGTGCTCAGGGCGCGCGCGGGCGGCGGCCCATGGCGCACCCTGCGGGTCGCGCCCTTCGCCGAGCTTCCGGCGACCGCCTGGGCCGGCCCGATGGTGTGCAGCCCCACGCGCGACGGCCTCGAGGTGCGCTTCACCGGCTGGTCATGGACCGAGCCCGACACCGACCTGCACGAGGATCCGCCCGCCTGA